The proteins below are encoded in one region of Parvicella tangerina:
- a CDS encoding tetratricopeptide repeat protein translates to MKRIGLLLFILCTVTLTNAQVDTTKNIIDKAKIQYKLSEGKAKFYENNFRGSLNIYREVLVADENNALAHYGVAECQYALKNYDAALEHLHKATKIKPDVNKEALYTEGSILHRLGKVEEAKAKFEEFRKTIADSKKKLEEYDIDLMIAHCEYAATHKEPNPDIEITNLGSAVNSGYPEFAPCISLDGKTLVFTSRRNDTKGGGIDVNYDHLYYSDVYQCTWNEEWEEWDKAEPIPGKINTDYHDGALSFMPEGELLIYRNIYGVTRSGDIYVSKQSSSSGKWGKPKEMLAREKMNKKLNSSYFESSASMTADEQYLYFVSERPGGQGQADIYYMQQKDREWTEPVNLGAEINTASDEKCVFIHPDGNVLFFSSNGHKDGYGSYDLYYCKKDESGKWGKPVNMGAPINTVREEKTIAVSRDGKYAYVGAYYQIMSRGDADIFQIDISALGIFE, encoded by the coding sequence ATGAAGCGAATTGGACTACTTCTATTTATATTGTGTACTGTCACACTGACGAATGCACAGGTTGATACAACCAAAAACATCATAGACAAAGCTAAAATTCAATATAAATTATCTGAGGGGAAGGCGAAGTTTTATGAGAATAACTTTCGAGGATCTCTAAATATTTACCGGGAAGTTTTAGTAGCTGACGAAAACAATGCCTTAGCACATTACGGTGTAGCTGAATGTCAATACGCTTTGAAAAATTACGATGCAGCGTTGGAGCACCTTCATAAAGCTACCAAGATCAAACCTGATGTAAACAAAGAGGCTTTGTATACTGAGGGAAGCATTCTTCATCGCTTGGGTAAAGTAGAAGAAGCTAAAGCTAAATTTGAAGAATTCAGAAAGACGATAGCGGACAGCAAGAAAAAACTGGAAGAGTATGATATTGATCTGATGATCGCTCATTGTGAATATGCAGCGACTCACAAAGAACCCAACCCAGATATTGAGATTACAAACCTTGGCTCAGCAGTTAATAGTGGCTATCCTGAGTTTGCTCCGTGTATTTCATTAGATGGAAAAACACTGGTGTTCACCTCTCGAAGAAATGACACGAAAGGAGGTGGTATTGATGTGAATTACGATCATCTTTACTATTCTGATGTCTATCAATGTACTTGGAATGAAGAGTGGGAAGAGTGGGATAAAGCAGAGCCAATTCCTGGAAAGATCAACACTGATTACCATGATGGTGCATTAAGTTTTATGCCAGAAGGTGAGTTATTAATCTATCGTAATATCTACGGTGTGACCAGAAGTGGAGACATTTATGTTTCTAAACAAAGTAGTTCTTCCGGAAAGTGGGGAAAACCAAAAGAGATGCTGGCTAGAGAAAAGATGAACAAAAAACTGAATTCATCCTACTTTGAGAGTAGTGCAAGTATGACAGCAGATGAACAATACCTGTATTTTGTGAGCGAACGCCCAGGGGGACAAGGACAAGCAGACATATACTATATGCAGCAGAAAGACAGAGAATGGACAGAGCCAGTGAATCTAGGAGCTGAAATCAATACTGCTTCTGACGAGAAATGTGTTTTTATTCACCCAGATGGGAATGTACTATTCTTCTCAAGTAACGGTCACAAAGATGGCTACGGAAGCTATGACCTTTACTATTGTAAAAAAGATGAGTCTGGAAAATGGGGTAAACCTGTCAATATGGGAGCTCCGATCAATACCGTTAGAGAAGAAAAAACCATTGCGGTCTCCAGAGATGGTAAATATGCCTATGTAGGTGCTTACTACCAGATCATGTCTAGAGGAGATGCGGATATCTTTCAAATTGATATCTCTGCTTTGGGAATTTTCGAGTGA
- a CDS encoding LBF_2804 family protein, whose translation MNSKNPLERYLYKKIVDRPSTNGGDDREHVLTEEESKQLKKIQFWSMFRAALAGAIGVVALYVPYHVYGEELFPVFDLSFPFLEEPIAVEAVFLLYSLILVVIEIGYLTYNNIHTVKSIAHTCNYPLPEDPFFETNVESLVAVGLERNIKAQSQIGINPFAGLSKWQVMVFTIINLVKAAMTNFLFKLIIKRALGRYAFRLLVDLAGIPVYAFWNAYAARVVIKESRVRIMANPIIKDFAKKLYQEQRDNPEFVDELYYMLDFVAITKRKFHGNHYMLALVVLQEFGIKPDPDHEYDKEFLDRMEQASDKTIEGFSKVNLMGMALDGVISKKEELLIYTWRKKGIYTYTTEQTKQATREFFEGQGQISLI comes from the coding sequence ATGAACTCAAAGAATCCGTTAGAGAGATATCTGTACAAAAAGATTGTTGATAGACCATCTACAAACGGAGGTGATGATCGAGAACATGTGCTGACGGAAGAAGAGTCTAAACAATTAAAAAAGATTCAGTTCTGGTCCATGTTTAGGGCGGCTCTTGCAGGAGCTATTGGTGTCGTGGCGCTTTATGTTCCTTATCATGTTTATGGAGAGGAGTTATTTCCTGTATTCGATTTGAGTTTTCCTTTTTTGGAAGAACCGATAGCAGTGGAAGCAGTGTTCTTGCTTTACAGTTTAATATTGGTAGTGATTGAGATTGGTTATCTGACCTATAATAATATTCACACGGTCAAAAGTATTGCTCACACTTGTAATTATCCATTACCAGAAGATCCATTTTTTGAGACCAATGTCGAGTCATTAGTTGCAGTTGGATTGGAAAGAAACATTAAAGCACAAAGTCAGATTGGAATTAATCCTTTTGCTGGTTTGAGTAAATGGCAGGTCATGGTATTTACCATTATAAACCTGGTTAAGGCGGCAATGACCAACTTTCTGTTTAAGTTGATCATAAAGCGAGCTTTAGGAAGGTATGCCTTCAGGCTACTGGTTGATCTAGCTGGAATTCCTGTTTATGCATTTTGGAATGCCTATGCAGCTCGTGTGGTGATCAAAGAGTCACGAGTGAGAATCATGGCAAACCCGATTATCAAGGATTTTGCGAAAAAGCTATACCAAGAGCAAAGGGATAACCCTGAATTTGTTGATGAGTTATACTATATGCTAGACTTTGTGGCGATAACGAAGCGAAAATTTCACGGAAATCATTATATGTTAGCACTAGTGGTACTGCAGGAGTTTGGGATTAAACCAGACCCTGATCATGAGTACGATAAGGAATTTCTGGACCGAATGGAGCAAGCCAGTGATAAAACCATTGAAGGGTTTAGTAAAGTGAACTTAATGGGAATGGCACTGGATGGTGTGATCTCAAAAAAAGAGGAACTTCTGATTTATACTTGGCGCAAGAAAGGAATATATACCTACACAACAGAACAGACTAAACAGGCTACCAGGGAGTTCTTCGAAGGACAAGGGCAGATTAGTTTGATTTAG
- a CDS encoding DNA topoisomerase IV subunit B, whose protein sequence is MAEEKVSYTEENIRSLDWKEHIRMRPGMYIGKLGDGSSPDDGIYILLKEVMDNSIDEFVMGNGRKIKIKIGDGSVSVRDYGRGIPLGKVVDVVSKMNTGGKYDSKAFKKSVGLNGVGTKAVNALSNYFKVESYRDGKCKKVEFSAGNITKEYDLEDTDKENGTFVSFTPDPEVFKNYNYKTNYIEKMLWNYCYLNRGLTIHYNSKRFHSKNGLKDLLENNMDGDPLYPIIHLEGDDIEVAFTHARSYGEDYSSFVNGQHTTQGGTHQSAFREAVARVIKDFYGKYEPVDIRQSIVAAVSIKVIEPVFESQTKTKLGSLEIEPGGKSVRAFVMDFLKKKLDNYLHKNPDVADIIEKKIKQSEKERKELSGIRKIARERAKKANLHNKKLRDCKIHYNDLKKERREETSIFITEGDSASGSITKSRDVNTQAVFSLRGKPLNSYGLTKKVVYENEEFNLIQAALNIEDDMEDLRYNKVIIATDADVDGMHIRLLLLTFFLRFFPDLVKKGHVYILQTPLFRVRNKKETRYCYSDEERQKALKELGKNPEITRFKGLGEISPDEFKHFIGEDIRLEPVILSKDHSIEEVLTFYMGKNTPQRQEFIIENLKIEEAITEEV, encoded by the coding sequence ATGGCAGAAGAAAAAGTATCCTACACGGAAGAAAATATCCGATCACTTGACTGGAAGGAACATATCCGTATGCGTCCAGGTATGTACATTGGAAAGCTAGGAGATGGTTCTTCCCCTGATGATGGGATTTACATATTGCTCAAAGAGGTCATGGATAACTCTATTGATGAATTTGTCATGGGCAACGGTAGAAAAATCAAAATTAAAATTGGTGATGGTTCAGTAAGTGTTCGAGATTATGGTCGAGGTATTCCCTTGGGAAAAGTAGTTGATGTTGTTTCCAAAATGAACACTGGGGGTAAGTACGATAGTAAAGCTTTTAAAAAATCCGTTGGATTGAATGGAGTTGGTACTAAAGCCGTGAATGCCTTATCCAATTATTTCAAGGTAGAAAGCTACCGTGATGGTAAATGTAAAAAAGTTGAATTCAGCGCTGGAAATATCACCAAGGAGTATGACTTAGAAGATACCGACAAAGAAAACGGTACGTTTGTAAGCTTTACTCCAGATCCCGAAGTTTTTAAAAACTACAACTACAAAACGAATTACATCGAAAAGATGTTGTGGAATTATTGTTACCTCAACAGAGGACTTACAATTCACTACAACAGCAAACGGTTTCATTCAAAAAATGGTTTAAAAGACCTTCTTGAGAACAATATGGATGGCGACCCACTCTATCCAATTATTCACTTAGAGGGTGATGACATAGAAGTTGCATTTACACATGCTCGCAGCTATGGCGAAGATTATTCTTCTTTTGTGAACGGACAACACACCACACAAGGAGGAACACACCAGAGTGCTTTCCGAGAAGCTGTGGCTCGGGTGATCAAGGATTTTTATGGAAAGTATGAACCCGTAGATATTCGTCAATCGATCGTTGCTGCGGTAAGTATCAAAGTTATTGAACCTGTTTTTGAATCACAGACCAAAACGAAACTCGGCTCATTAGAAATTGAACCTGGAGGTAAGTCAGTTCGTGCTTTTGTGATGGATTTCTTGAAGAAAAAGTTAGATAACTACCTGCACAAAAACCCTGATGTTGCCGACATCATTGAAAAAAAGATCAAGCAATCTGAAAAGGAACGTAAAGAGCTTTCTGGAATTCGAAAAATAGCCCGTGAAAGAGCGAAAAAAGCGAATCTTCACAACAAAAAACTGCGCGATTGTAAAATTCACTACAACGACCTTAAAAAAGAACGCAGAGAAGAAACCAGCATATTTATTACCGAGGGAGACAGTGCCAGCGGATCCATTACTAAATCAAGAGATGTGAACACGCAAGCGGTATTTAGCCTACGCGGAAAGCCACTAAACTCTTACGGTTTGACTAAAAAAGTAGTCTATGAGAATGAAGAGTTTAACCTCATTCAGGCAGCGCTTAACATTGAAGATGACATGGAAGACCTGCGTTACAACAAGGTGATCATCGCTACTGATGCCGATGTAGATGGAATGCATATTCGGTTATTATTACTCACCTTTTTCCTACGATTCTTTCCTGATTTGGTAAAGAAAGGTCACGTATACATCCTTCAAACACCTCTATTCAGGGTGAGGAATAAAAAGGAAACGAGATATTGCTACTCTGATGAAGAGCGACAAAAAGCACTAAAAGAATTAGGGAAGAATCCAGAAATAACCCGCTTTAAAGGTTTAGGAGAGATTTCCCCTGACGAGTTTAAACATTTTATCGGAGAGGATATCCGCCTTGAGCCAGTGATACTGAGTAAAGATCACTCAATAGAAGAAGTACTGACATTCTACATGGGGAAGAACACCCCGCAGCGTCAAGAATTCATTATCGAGAACTTAAAAATTGAAGAAGCTATTACTGAAGAAGTATGA
- the purB gene encoding adenylosuccinate lyase gives MSQPIFPLRAVSPIDGRYQSKCSQLSDYFSEEALMKYRVLVEIEYFIALCELPLPQLEEFDHSLFSNLRAIYENFSSEDALRIKEIEKTTNHDVKAVEYFIKEKMDDLKIGDSKEFIHFGLTSQDINNTAVPRSLKDAVEQVYLPRIKNIIKLLNGFSKEWKNVSMLAKTHGQPASPTKLGKEFKVFAERLEVQLEQLVNIPYSSKFGGATGNFNAHHVAYPEINWVEFANNFLADKLKVNRSQTTTQIEHYDNLAALFDAMKRINTILIDFDRDMWTYISMEYFKQRIKEGEVGSSAMPHKVNPIDFENSEGNLGIANAILEHLSAKLPVSRLQRDLTDSTVLRNVGVPFGHVLIALASLEKGLGKIILNEAQFKADLEDNWAVVAEAIQTVLRREGYPKPYEALKALTRTNEEINAESIATFIDTLNVSEGIKDELKKISPHNYTGVDLVG, from the coding sequence ATGTCTCAACCTATTTTTCCATTAAGAGCCGTAAGTCCGATTGACGGCAGATACCAAAGTAAATGTTCACAACTTAGCGATTATTTTTCTGAAGAAGCGCTCATGAAATATAGAGTGCTAGTGGAGATCGAATACTTTATTGCACTTTGTGAATTGCCATTACCTCAATTGGAAGAATTTGACCATTCTTTGTTTAGCAACTTGAGAGCCATCTATGAGAACTTTAGCAGTGAAGATGCGCTCCGTATCAAAGAAATCGAAAAGACGACAAATCACGATGTAAAGGCGGTTGAGTACTTCATCAAAGAAAAGATGGACGACCTAAAAATTGGGGATAGCAAAGAATTTATTCATTTTGGGCTAACGTCTCAAGATATTAATAATACGGCAGTGCCAAGGTCATTGAAAGATGCGGTTGAACAGGTTTATCTCCCCAGGATTAAAAACATCATTAAACTATTGAATGGTTTTTCTAAAGAATGGAAGAATGTTTCGATGTTGGCAAAGACGCACGGTCAACCAGCCTCTCCCACAAAACTAGGAAAAGAGTTTAAGGTCTTTGCAGAGCGATTGGAGGTACAGCTGGAACAATTAGTCAATATTCCATATTCCAGTAAATTTGGAGGGGCTACAGGTAATTTTAATGCTCATCACGTGGCTTATCCAGAGATCAATTGGGTTGAATTTGCTAATAATTTTTTAGCGGATAAGTTGAAAGTAAATCGTTCTCAAACTACTACTCAAATTGAGCATTATGATAACCTTGCCGCCCTGTTTGATGCAATGAAACGGATCAATACGATTCTAATCGACTTTGATCGAGACATGTGGACTTATATTTCGATGGAGTACTTTAAGCAGCGCATTAAGGAAGGAGAAGTCGGGTCTTCAGCAATGCCACATAAAGTGAATCCAATAGATTTTGAAAATAGTGAAGGAAACTTAGGAATAGCCAATGCAATATTAGAGCACCTGTCTGCAAAATTACCGGTGTCCAGATTGCAGCGTGATCTTACGGATAGTACAGTCTTGAGAAATGTTGGGGTGCCATTTGGACATGTTTTAATTGCTTTAGCTTCGCTAGAGAAGGGATTGGGAAAAATTATTTTAAATGAAGCTCAGTTTAAAGCAGATCTTGAAGACAATTGGGCAGTAGTTGCTGAGGCTATTCAAACTGTTTTGAGAAGAGAGGGATATCCTAAACCTTACGAGGCATTGAAGGCCTTAACAAGAACCAATGAGGAGATTAATGCTGAAAGTATCGCCACCTTTATTGATACGCTAAACGTTTCAGAGGGTATAAAGGATGAATTGAAGAAAATTTCACCTCACAATTATACAGGGGTTGACTTGGTAGGATGA
- a CDS encoding DNA gyrase/topoisomerase IV subunit A, which produces MSKDEEHNEDDFELEGDGQNEGEEDNIIPLSGMYKEWFLDYASYVILERAVPALADGLKPVQRRILHSLKELDDGRYNKVANIIGNTMKYHPHGDASIGDAMVQIGQKDLLIDCQGNWGNTLTGDGAAAPRYIEARLTKFGNHVLFNAKTTEWIKSYDGRNNEPVHLPVKFPLLLAQGAEGIAVGLATKILPHNFIELIDASIDYLRGRKVEIFPDFPHGGKADFTNYNDGLRGGKVRVRANIIKQDKKTLKIDEIPFGTTTDSLIDSIVKATEKGKIKIKKVEDNTAADAEILIHLASGVSPDKTIDALYAFTNCEMSISPNSCVIENNKPQFLGVSELLKRSTDRTVDLLKKELEIKLNELESAWHWASLERIFIENRIYRDIEEEETWEGVISAIDKGLKPHIKHLKRPVTEEDIVRLTEIKIKRISKFDSFKADENIAKIEANIEEVKNHLDNLIQYAVDYFKDLKDKYADGKERKTEIRVFDNINASKVIISNKKLYVDYKEGFIGYSLRGGEFIQDCSEIDDIIIFFDTGKMIVTKVADKKFVGKGIVHVGVWRKGDKRTIYHMIYMDGKTKASFMKRFSVSSITRDKEYDLTTGHKGSKLHYFSHNPNGRREVVSVKLRARPHLKKLKFDIDFGELLIKGRGAKGNRVTKELISKVEQKETGGSTLAARKVWWDDVVRRLNDEGRGKFLGAFRGDDKILTLHESGVYKLSGFELATKFDDDLISIEKWHPERPVAVVYYNASKELYYVKRFVPESSTKKVNFLPEEDECELIVATTQFNPTINIEYNKRLKETKNLPDKQEDLNEFIDVKGLKAQGNQLTKLKVKEITLLPAKEGEDWPEEENTEEEDANTTEEGGSEENNATESTASEEKESQADEEKSPSVDKDKEEEPPASNKTVEDKKKEPIKPVKDEGPIEVEWDVIPKKEDKKNKKGPIKDDDEEDQMTLF; this is translated from the coding sequence ATGAGTAAAGACGAAGAACATAACGAGGACGATTTTGAGTTAGAAGGAGATGGTCAGAATGAAGGTGAAGAGGATAACATCATCCCACTGTCTGGGATGTACAAAGAATGGTTTCTAGACTATGCTTCCTATGTTATATTAGAAAGAGCGGTTCCCGCTTTGGCAGATGGACTGAAGCCCGTTCAAAGGAGGATTCTGCACTCCTTGAAAGAACTTGATGACGGAAGGTATAACAAAGTTGCCAACATCATTGGTAATACGATGAAGTATCACCCACATGGTGATGCTTCTATTGGTGATGCCATGGTACAAATTGGTCAAAAGGACTTACTTATTGACTGTCAAGGTAACTGGGGAAATACACTTACAGGAGATGGGGCGGCTGCTCCAAGGTATATTGAAGCGCGTTTGACGAAGTTCGGTAATCATGTGTTGTTCAACGCTAAAACAACGGAGTGGATTAAGTCTTATGATGGGAGAAACAATGAACCTGTGCACTTGCCAGTGAAGTTTCCATTACTCCTTGCTCAGGGCGCTGAAGGAATTGCAGTTGGTTTAGCCACAAAAATTCTTCCTCATAATTTTATTGAATTGATTGATGCGAGCATCGACTATCTACGAGGACGAAAGGTAGAGATATTCCCGGACTTCCCACATGGTGGAAAGGCAGATTTCACGAATTATAATGATGGTTTGCGTGGTGGTAAGGTGCGAGTTCGGGCAAACATTATCAAGCAGGATAAAAAAACATTGAAGATTGACGAGATTCCTTTCGGAACAACTACTGACTCGCTTATTGACAGTATTGTCAAAGCAACCGAAAAAGGTAAGATCAAAATCAAAAAGGTAGAAGATAATACAGCTGCCGATGCTGAAATACTCATTCATCTGGCTTCAGGAGTTTCACCAGACAAAACAATCGATGCACTTTATGCTTTCACGAATTGTGAAATGAGTATCTCTCCTAATTCTTGTGTCATTGAAAATAACAAACCACAGTTTTTAGGTGTTAGCGAGCTACTCAAGCGGTCAACAGATCGAACCGTTGATCTACTCAAGAAAGAACTTGAGATCAAACTAAATGAATTAGAAAGTGCCTGGCATTGGGCTTCTCTTGAAAGAATTTTCATTGAGAACAGAATCTATCGTGACATTGAGGAAGAGGAAACATGGGAGGGAGTAATATCTGCAATTGATAAGGGGTTAAAGCCGCATATCAAACACCTTAAACGACCAGTTACCGAAGAAGATATTGTTAGGCTTACTGAAATCAAAATCAAACGAATTTCAAAATTTGATAGTTTTAAAGCCGATGAAAACATTGCGAAGATCGAGGCCAATATTGAAGAGGTAAAGAATCATTTGGACAACCTCATCCAGTATGCGGTCGATTACTTCAAGGATCTTAAGGATAAATACGCTGACGGCAAAGAGAGAAAGACAGAAATCCGGGTTTTTGACAATATCAATGCCTCTAAGGTGATTATCTCCAACAAAAAACTATATGTTGACTACAAAGAAGGCTTTATTGGCTACTCACTGAGAGGAGGGGAATTCATTCAGGACTGTAGTGAAATTGATGATATCATTATATTCTTCGACACGGGGAAAATGATCGTGACCAAAGTTGCAGACAAGAAATTCGTTGGAAAAGGAATTGTGCACGTAGGTGTATGGCGAAAAGGAGATAAACGAACTATTTACCACATGATCTATATGGATGGAAAAACGAAAGCCTCTTTTATGAAAAGGTTTAGCGTAAGTTCCATCACCCGAGATAAAGAATATGATTTAACGACTGGTCATAAAGGCTCTAAATTACATTACTTCTCTCACAACCCAAATGGAAGAAGAGAGGTAGTTTCGGTTAAATTACGAGCTAGACCTCACCTTAAAAAGTTGAAGTTCGACATTGACTTTGGTGAATTGTTAATTAAAGGAAGAGGGGCGAAAGGTAATCGAGTAACGAAAGAACTTATCTCAAAAGTTGAACAGAAAGAAACAGGAGGTTCAACGTTAGCCGCCAGAAAAGTTTGGTGGGATGACGTTGTGCGAAGACTTAATGATGAGGGAAGAGGTAAATTTTTGGGGGCATTTAGAGGAGATGACAAAATACTCACGCTTCACGAATCTGGAGTCTATAAGTTGTCTGGATTTGAACTGGCTACGAAGTTTGATGACGACCTCATTAGCATCGAAAAATGGCATCCTGAGAGACCCGTTGCGGTTGTTTACTATAATGCTTCAAAAGAACTTTACTATGTGAAGAGGTTTGTTCCTGAATCCTCTACGAAGAAGGTCAACTTTTTGCCAGAGGAAGACGAGTGCGAGTTAATTGTTGCCACAACTCAATTCAATCCAACTATAAATATTGAGTATAACAAAAGACTCAAAGAGACTAAAAACCTACCTGACAAGCAGGAGGATCTTAACGAGTTTATTGATGTGAAAGGGTTGAAAGCGCAAGGTAACCAACTGACAAAGTTAAAGGTTAAGGAAATTACACTGTTACCTGCAAAAGAAGGAGAGGATTGGCCAGAAGAAGAGAATACGGAGGAAGAAGATGCGAATACAACTGAAGAAGGCGGATCAGAAGAAAACAACGCTACTGAGTCAACAGCTTCAGAGGAAAAAGAGTCTCAAGCAGATGAAGAAAAGTCTCCATCAGTTGATAAAGACAAAGAGGAAGAACCTCCTGCCAGCAATAAAACTGTTGAAGACAAGAAGAAAGAGCCGATCAAGCCTGTAAAAGATGAGGGGCCTATAGAAGTGGAATGGGATGTAATTCCAAAGAAAGAAGATAAAAAGAATAAAAAAGGGCCAATCAAAGATGATGATGAGGAAGATCAAATGACATTGTTCTAG
- a CDS encoding porin, which yields MKKLGVIVLAFASWGIFSQEDSTQSTVNLSGYVDAFYAFDFNQPEQSRQSFLFHYNRHNTFNLNLAMMRLDIDHEKYHARVALHAGTYVQDNYAAEPLMYKPINEAYVGFAATKKGNLWIDAGIFSSHLGFESQIGVDNPVLSRSLSAESSPYFLSGAKMTHNLNSKWTYSLILSNGWQRIQRVAGNSMPSGGTQLVYTPSKKVLVNWSTFVTTEDPDTTRRMMYFNDFYVTIDWNAKWHSIIGVDYGVIQEAKGSTQYDNWYNASFITQYQFSTKWSSAIRVEYFNDHKNIIINTGSGNNFEALGVSLNIDRKIHSKVFWRTELRTFVSPKNNFQIENGFATTNTTLLTSLAVKL from the coding sequence ATGAAAAAACTGGGTGTAATTGTGCTGGCGTTTGCATCATGGGGTATCTTTTCTCAAGAAGACTCTACCCAATCAACCGTTAATCTCAGTGGTTATGTCGATGCGTTTTATGCTTTCGATTTTAACCAACCTGAACAAAGCAGACAATCGTTCCTTTTTCATTATAATCGGCATAATACGTTCAACTTGAATCTGGCAATGATGAGATTGGACATTGACCATGAAAAATATCATGCTCGAGTGGCCTTACATGCAGGCACCTATGTGCAGGACAACTACGCTGCTGAACCGCTGATGTATAAACCCATCAACGAAGCCTATGTTGGCTTTGCCGCAACTAAAAAAGGCAATTTATGGATTGACGCGGGTATTTTTAGTTCTCACCTTGGCTTTGAGAGTCAGATAGGAGTTGATAATCCAGTGCTTTCCAGATCTCTTTCCGCAGAAAGTTCTCCCTATTTTCTATCAGGAGCAAAAATGACACACAATCTTAATAGTAAATGGACCTATTCTCTCATCCTTAGCAATGGATGGCAAAGAATTCAACGAGTAGCAGGTAACTCAATGCCCTCCGGAGGCACTCAATTAGTCTATACTCCCTCAAAAAAAGTACTGGTTAACTGGAGTACTTTTGTGACCACTGAAGACCCAGATACAACCAGAAGAATGATGTACTTCAATGACTTTTATGTCACCATCGACTGGAATGCTAAATGGCATTCGATCATTGGCGTAGACTATGGCGTTATTCAAGAAGCAAAAGGTAGTACCCAGTATGACAACTGGTACAATGCATCGTTCATTACTCAATATCAATTCAGTACAAAGTGGTCTTCGGCAATTCGAGTAGAATATTTTAACGATCATAAAAATATCATCATCAATACTGGGTCAGGAAATAACTTTGAAGCGCTTGGAGTATCGTTGAATATCGATCGAAAAATCCATTCCAAGGTTTTTTGGAGAACCGAGTTAAGGACCTTTGTTAGTCCGAAGAACAACTTCCAGATAGAGAATGGATTCGCGACCACCAATACAACTTTGCTTACTTCTTTGGCAGTAAAACTCTAA
- a CDS encoding EI24 domain-containing protein, translated as MKFLKDLKLGYVSYVEAFKFIKKHKLWYYFIFPVLLFLGIYYLGFVFEELKDGIDLESEEIGLIKKIWLLFLRSLYALLAVVMLSFMRYILIILLSPILSVVSERVERILTGNKYKFNLKQLIKDIKRALNLAIRNVVWELAIVYGLILCYVVFDLIVDFNDSADDFITGTIAMLVAFYYYGFGFIDYLMERMRMDLQESVKFVRQHRGFAIALGSVFTLIFVYSNNYLMILRDEIGGGYLLVLVIIASIILAMIPIVTMVAATLGVHELIDLTSNPHAIKEELKEQTDDNMSSSDSPSTIDPDHEESESDEESDQ; from the coding sequence ATGAAATTTCTTAAAGACTTAAAGTTGGGGTATGTTTCGTATGTCGAAGCGTTTAAATTTATCAAGAAGCATAAGCTTTGGTATTACTTCATTTTCCCAGTGCTCCTGTTTCTGGGGATCTACTATCTGGGTTTTGTCTTTGAGGAGTTGAAAGATGGCATTGATCTAGAAAGTGAAGAAATTGGGTTGATCAAAAAGATCTGGCTTCTTTTTCTTCGTTCACTCTATGCACTACTAGCAGTTGTCATGCTATCCTTCATGCGATATATTCTGATCATCTTGCTATCCCCCATTCTATCCGTTGTCTCCGAACGAGTGGAAAGAATCTTAACTGGAAATAAGTACAAATTCAACCTCAAGCAATTAATTAAAGATATTAAGAGAGCGTTGAATCTTGCTATTCGAAATGTGGTTTGGGAGTTGGCCATTGTCTACGGACTTATTCTTTGTTATGTGGTCTTTGACTTGATCGTTGATTTTAATGACAGCGCAGATGATTTCATTACGGGAACGATTGCCATGCTTGTTGCCTTTTATTATTATGGTTTTGGGTTTATTGATTACCTTATGGAACGAATGCGAATGGATCTTCAAGAAAGCGTTAAGTTCGTGAGGCAACACCGAGGTTTTGCAATAGCACTGGGAAGTGTTTTCACGTTGATCTTCGTTTATAGCAACAACTACCTGATGATCTTGAGAGACGAAATAGGAGGAGGATATTTACTGGTTTTGGTGATTATTGCCTCTATCATCTTAGCGATGATCCCTATTGTTACCATGGTTGCGGCCACATTGGGTGTTCACGAACTCATTGACCTCACCAGCAATCCTCACGCTATAAAAGAAGAGCTTAAAGAACAAACGGATGACAATATGAGTTCATCTGATTCTCCCTCAACTATAGACCCAGATCATGAGGAATCAGAATCCGATGAAGAAAGCGATCAATGA